In Methanofervidicoccus sp. A16, the sequence TCTTTTAAATGCCTCCTCAGCCTGGTGTAATATATCTTCGGCTTCTTTAACATTGTATTTGGTCTTTATCTGAGAGATTATTAATTTAACGTCATCTAATATTTTTTCTATCGTTTGAACTGAGACAAAGAAATAAATATCTCCACCTCCAGCAACAATATACTCCCCATCTGGAGTTATAGAGACTGAGTAAACACTACCATCTGTTTCATATTTCCACAGTAACTTCCCCTCTCTGTTGAAGAGATAGACATGTTTATCCCAACTCCCAGCAACAATATACTCCCCATCTGGAGTTATGGAGACTGATTTAACATAATCATCTGTTTTATACTTCCATAACAACTCCCCCTCTCTGTTGAAGAGGTAGACATGATCATCCTCACTCCCGGCAACAATATACTCCCCATCTGGAGTTATGGAGACTGAGATAACACTATCATCTGTTTTATACTTCCACAGTAACTTCCCTTTTTTATTGAAGAAATAAATATTATTTCCTATTAACGACCCCTTCCCACCTCCAGCAACAATATACTCCCCATCTGGAGTTATAGAGACTGATTTAACCCAACCATATATTCCATCCTTCCACAGTAACTTCCCTTTTTTATTGAAGAAATAAATATTATTTCCTATTAACGACCCCTTCCCACCTCCAGCAACAATATACTCCCCATCTGGAGTTATAGAGACTGAGTAAACACTACCATCTGTTTCATATTTCCACAGTAACTTCCCAAATCTGTTGAAGAGATAGACATGATCATCCCCACTCCCAGCAACAATATACTCCCCATCTGGAGTTATAGAGACTGAGTAAACCCAATCATCTGTTTTGTACTTCCATAACAACTCCCCCTCTCTGTTGAAGAGATAGACATGATCATCCCCACTCCCAGCAACAATATACTCCCCATCTGGAGTTATAGAGACTGAGTAAACACTACCATCTGTTTCATATTTCCACAGTAACTTCCCAAATCTGTTGAAGAGGTAGACATGACCATACCCACCTCCAGCAACAATATACTCCCCATCTGGAGTTATGGAGACTGATTCAACAACTCCATCTGTTTCATATTTCCATAACAAAACATACTCTTCCCCCCATACTACGTTCAACATACATAAACTTAAAAACACCGCTAGTCCAAATATTTTCACTCTCTTCATCCTTCTCACTCTACCAACTTCAAAAATTTCTCAATTTCTTCAACTATAGATTCTCCTTTAATTCCCTCCCTTACCATATAATCGATCTGTCCTATTAAACACCTACAATCCCTCTTAAGTTTCTCATCCCTTATCTTACCTTCCGCAAACTTCAACTCCTTCAAACAGGACACTAAATCCCCCTCCTTTGCATGGTAGAAGGCTAAGTACAGGGACTTCTCAACTAACGTTCTGTAATCCTTCGTCAGGTGCAGACTGATACCGTACCTCTTCTTCATAAACTCATAAACCCCCTCCCTGAACTCCCTTACACTTGGCCTCTTCTCAGGATCCTTGGAGAGACATCTCATAATTAAATCGTCCAGCCCCTCTGCATCCCTGTTGTACTTTGAGGGAGGTTCTGGTATATAATTTCTTACCTTCTCCTCTATCTCGGAGTTAGTTTTCCCATCAAATGGGTTAAACCCTGTTAGCATGACGTAAAGGAGGAGTCCCAGTTGATATACATCTGTTTTTTCACTTACCTTCCCTTCCAGTTGTTCTGGAGCGGAGTACATCGGTGTAAATCCTCTAATACTCCTGGACTTCGTAACTGCAACTGCCAACCCAAAGTCTGTTATCTTAGCCTCGTAGAACCTCCCGATCCTCTTAAGTAGAATATTCTGTGGTTTTATATCTCCATGTATAACAAGTTGGGAGTGGGCGTATTCAATACCCCTGGCAACGTCGTTTATGATCCTACATGCATCCTCGATATCCATCCTCCCCTCCTTGAGACTCCCTCCATCAACGTACTCCAAGACCATATGAGGGAATGGAGTCAACCTTGGCTCTATCAACCTGACGATATTCCTGTGGTTAAGTTTTCTCCAATTTTCAAGTTCGTTGAAGAATACCTTCTCAGCCTCCCTTGTAAGTTCCTCAGGTATCTTCAATGCAACTATACTTCCATCATCCCTCCTCTTAGCCTTATAAACCCTGGCAAAACCACCAGAACCGATATACTCGAGGGACTCGTACTCCTCCCTAAGTTTCTCAAGGCGCTCATCCCTTATGAAACCACCCCCTCTCTCAACTTCAATCTTAATACCCCTCCTAACATCCTCAACTTTATATATCTCAGGTTTCACCTCTCCAACATCCACAAGTAACCTCCTTATCTGTGTTATGTTCCTATCACAGGCATTTCTCAGATCCTGGATATAGGGTATCTTAGAGGTTACCTTTAGAGACACAGCCTCATCTTCAACCTCGTTTAAATACTGCCATACCTCCCTATACCTCTCCCTTGCATCGTAGTACTCACCTGACTTGAACAACTCTTCTGTCTTCTCCATCATCCTCTCGGCATTTCTTATCTTCACAGCGATTATTCTCTCGGAGCACTCCTGTATCAACTCTTTAACCCTATCTTTATCTCTAACATCCAGGGATCTTAAATACTCCAGTGCAGAGTAGAGTTTCCTCTCAGCCTCAGGATCCTCGATATCTACATCTATAAGATACTCCCCTTTACCAAGTTTCACATGTTCAATACTCTCCTCCACACTTTCCAGCCCCTCCCTTATCTTATCCCTTTCAAAATTCCTCTTTTCAGCGATATCAAGTGCAGATTTGAATAACCTCTTAGCCTCCATATAACTCTCCAATGCACTGTCGTAGTTCTTAGATGAGAAAAACTTATTACCCTTCTCAACGTACTCGTTTGCCTTGGAAACAAGTTTGAGCATCTCCCTGTTATCTATGGCTATCTTTGCGTTCTCTATGTTCTGTCTTATCCTCTCCTGGGCAAACTCTATATCCCTAACTAGATCCTCATCTTTCCTCTCCCTTGCAGCCTCCTTAGCCCTCTCATACTCCTCAAGTGATCTCCTCCACAGTTCAATAGATTCCTCAAATTTATCCTGTGTGAAACTTCTCTCAGCATCTAAGGCAAAATCCTTCGCCCTCTGGAGTAGATAATCTGGAGTTGGTTTAGCAGCGAGTTTAGCCTTCTCTATAAGTTCTTCAGCCTCATTGAATCTACCCTTTTTGAGTAGATTGAGTGCCTCCTCCTTCAACTCCTTAGCCTCCTTAGGATTTGAGCCAGGGAGTTCTCTACTTATAAGTCTTTCAACATCTTCTATTTTCATAAAAATTCTATTTTCTATTTCCAATATCTTTTCAAGTTCTGGGATGAGATCCTCGGCGTTATCTAAATCTCCACTTCTGATTCTATCGTAGATACTGTTAGCAACATTCCTTGCCTTTCCATGGATCTTTATCTTTGCTTCCAAATTTTTAATCCTCTCAACGATATTCCTTTCTTTTAAAGCCAGATTTTTAGCCTCTTTCAGTAATTTCAATGCTCTTTTGAAGTTATCTTTTTTAATCTCCCTTATAGCCTTTCTGATAATATCTTTTGATGCATTATAGTAACTATCGTCTTTTATTAATTCTTTCAATTCAAGCATCACCTCTCTGATCTCCTCCAGCATCGTTAATCACCTACAAGTTTTCTCAACTCTTTTTTTCCTTTTCAAAAATTTCCTTCTTTATTTTCTCTTACTGATCCAATAATTGATCCAGAAATGGATGATTTTTAAAATTAGATAGATAATTATTAGATTATATTATTATAATTATTTTCCAATCCCAACCTAAGATTTGGATCCATATCATCTGGATAAGTATGAAACCGATTATTATATAGAGATTTCTGTATGATAGTTTTATGTTTTTACTTTTAATGAGGTAAAGGATGGTAGTTATTCAGACAGATCCTAAAATTATCAAAAAAATAAAAATAATGATTACAATAAAAATAAATAAGTAAAAAAATAAAATAAAAAATTACAAAAAAATAAAATCTCCTAAGTACCTACATTATAGTGATAATATGAAGACATATCTACTTTTAATATTACTATCCATCACAACAATACTTTCAGGTTGTATAGATTTTGGAAATAGTGAATACAATGAAGTATTAATAAAGGATCTAAATCTTGAAGGAAAAACTGCAATAGTGGTATTTCACGCTGACTGGTGCAAATACTGTAAGGATCTTGAACCTACACTGAACCAGTTGGAGAAGGAGGGTGTAGAGGTTATAAGGATAGACGTTGATGAACGTCGAGAGTTGGCAGAAAAATTGGGAATTAGAGGGCTACCTACTGTTATCTACGTCAAGGACGGTGTTGTAGTTGGAAGAACTATCGGCTACGATCCAGAGGGAATAGTAA encodes:
- a CDS encoding serine/threonine-protein kinase — protein: MLEEIREVMLELKELIKDDSYYNASKDIIRKAIREIKKDNFKRALKLLKEAKNLALKERNIVERIKNLEAKIKIHGKARNVANSIYDRIRSGDLDNAEDLIPELEKILEIENRIFMKIEDVERLISRELPGSNPKEAKELKEEALNLLKKGRFNEAEELIEKAKLAAKPTPDYLLQRAKDFALDAERSFTQDKFEESIELWRRSLEEYERAKEAARERKDEDLVRDIEFAQERIRQNIENAKIAIDNREMLKLVSKANEYVEKGNKFFSSKNYDSALESYMEAKRLFKSALDIAEKRNFERDKIREGLESVEESIEHVKLGKGEYLIDVDIEDPEAERKLYSALEYLRSLDVRDKDRVKELIQECSERIIAVKIRNAERMMEKTEELFKSGEYYDARERYREVWQYLNEVEDEAVSLKVTSKIPYIQDLRNACDRNITQIRRLLVDVGEVKPEIYKVEDVRRGIKIEVERGGGFIRDERLEKLREEYESLEYIGSGGFARVYKAKRRDDGSIVALKIPEELTREAEKVFFNELENWRKLNHRNIVRLIEPRLTPFPHMVLEYVDGGSLKEGRMDIEDACRIINDVARGIEYAHSQLVIHGDIKPQNILLKRIGRFYEAKITDFGLAVAVTKSRSIRGFTPMYSAPEQLEGKVSEKTDVYQLGLLLYVMLTGFNPFDGKTNSEIEEKVRNYIPEPPSKYNRDAEGLDDLIMRCLSKDPEKRPSVREFREGVYEFMKKRYGISLHLTKDYRTLVEKSLYLAFYHAKEGDLVSCLKELKFAEGKIRDEKLKRDCRCLIGQIDYMVREGIKGESIVEEIEKFLKLVE
- a CDS encoding WD40 repeat domain-containing protein, which translates into the protein MKRVKIFGLAVFLSLCMLNVVWGEEYVLLWKYETDGVVESVSITPDGEYIVAGGGYGHVYLFNRFGKLLWKYETDGSVYSVSITPDGEYIVAGSGDDHVYLFNREGELLWKYKTDDWVYSVSITPDGEYIVAGSGDDHVYLFNRFGKLLWKYETDGSVYSVSITPDGEYIVAGGGKGSLIGNNIYFFNKKGKLLWKDGIYGWVKSVSITPDGEYIVAGGGKGSLIGNNIYFFNKKGKLLWKYKTDDSVISVSITPDGEYIVAGSEDDHVYLFNREGELLWKYKTDDYVKSVSITPDGEYIVAGSWDKHVYLFNREGKLLWKYETDGSVYSVSITPDGEYIVAGGGDIYFFVSVQTIEKILDDVKLIISQIKTKYNVKEAEDILHQAEEAFKRGDYSKAGELTLKAKSLALDIDQDGIPNEEDFAPYVNNYYLYTSGAVIFLMSLYFGNKYYKYRKRRKKQLEKEKREIIEELKKLIGEEK
- a CDS encoding thioredoxin family protein produces the protein MKTYLLLILLSITTILSGCIDFGNSEYNEVLIKDLNLEGKTAIVVFHADWCKYCKDLEPTLNQLEKEGVEVIRIDVDERRELAEKLGIRGLPTVIYVKDGVVVGRTIGYDPEGIVNKARELYQ